In the genome of Anaerolineaceae bacterium oral taxon 439, the window GGACGTCTCCGGGCTTTCCCTGCGCGGTATCCATGCCGATAACCATGACGTAATCGCCCATGCCCGATCCGACGAAGCCTATTCCCGCGACCAGGGCTTCGGTCCCGGCTTTGCAGGCGAACTCAAAATCGGCGGCGGAAATCGAATTGCCCGCGCCGAGCGCTTCGGCGACGATCGTTCCGCTGGGTTTTACGGCGTAAGGATGCGACTCTGAGCCGATCCAGACGGCGCGCAGCGAAGCGGGGTCGATTTTCGCGCGGGAAAGCGCGTTTCTTCCGGCTTCGATCGACATGGTAATCGTGTCTTCGTCGAGGCCGGGAACGGATTTTTCTTTGACCGGTCCGGCTCCTTCGCCATGCCAGACGCGGGCGATTTCAGCCGTGCGGATCCGGTAGCGGGGAACGTACGCCCCATAGCCGATAATCCCGACCGGGCGTTCAGGTTTAAGAAGTTTCATAGCGTTGAAAGGATCTCCTTGGCGGATTCTATCGATATGCTTCCCGCGGCGCGCATTTTTTCAGCGACGCGTTCGATCTGGCCCCCGACGGCCCCGGCGGCGATGGCGACCTGCCGGGCGTGAAGCGCCATATGCCCTTTTTGGATACCGACGGTTGCGAGCGCGCGGAGCGCCGCGAGATTCTGCGCCAGGCCGACGGCGGCGAGGATCCCGGCGAATTCGCGCGAGTTCGCCGGGTTTATCAGCTTCAGCGCGGCGCCTGCGGTCGGATGCACGCGGGTCGCGCCGCCGACCGTTCCGACCGCGATCGGTAAATCGATCTCCCCGACGAGTTCGCCCGATGGGCTTTTTCGCCATCGTGTAAGCGTCTGATAAACGCCGCTGCGGGCCGCGTAGCCATGCGCCCCGGCTTCAACCGCGCGCCAATCGTTCCCAGTCGCGAGGACGACGGCGTCGATTCCGTTGAGGATGCCTTTATTCTGCGTCACGGCGCGATAAGGATCGACTTCCGCGAGCGCGGCCGCGTCGAGGATCCGGTCCCGAACCTGTTCCCCGTTGAATCCCAGAGTCGCTAACGTATCCGGATTGAGAACGCAGCGGGCGCTCGCAATCCGACGGTCGGCAAGATTGGAAAGAATCCTCAGTCGCGCTTCTCCGCCGCTGAGCGCTTCGAGCTTCGGCGCGATGGCTTCCAGCGCGCTGTTGATCGCGTTCGCGCCCATCGCGTCCGCGACGTTCATCTCAAGATAGACGACTAAAAACGGGCCGATCGGAGAATCGTCGAAGATTCTCGTTTTCAGCTCGACAGGCCCGCCGCCGGCGGAAACGAGAACCGGATTCAGCGCGCGTACCTGATCGAGGAGATCGTCCCGGCTCGCGCTGATCGCCTTTACGGCGCGCGGAAGCTCTGGAACGCCGACGAGCTGAATTTGTCCAATCATGATTGGATCGGCGGCCTGCGCCGTGAAGCCGTTATTCTTCGCGACGAGCTTCGCGGCGTTCGAAGCGGCCGCGACGACCGACGGTTCTTCGATGACCATCGGGATATCGTAAGTTTTCTGGTTGACGAGGAAGCCGCGGGCGACGCCTAACGGGAGCGTAAAGGTCCCGACGACGTTTTCGATCATGAAATTCGCGGTATCGAGCGTCAGTCCGGCTTCGCCGCGGAGCCTGCGCTGATCCGTGTCGCTGATTCCATGCTCCTGCGTCAGGATCGCGAGCCGTTCGGCCGGGGTTGATTGGTAAAATTTTTTCTCAGGCATGATGTCTCAAAAGGTCTCTTTCCGACGATGAATTATGACGGAGGAATCCTGTCAAAAGCTATCGGATTCCGTTTCGCCGGCGGATTTCAGCGGGCAAGCGTCATCAGTGCCGGCAGCGACCCCAGCATGATAAACGTTGAGAGCGCGACCGTTTTCGACGCCAGGTTCACGTCGCAGTCGTATTCGTTCGCTAAAATAACGTTCATCGCGCCGCTGGGCAGGCCGCATACCATGATCAGTACCGCAGTCAGCGTCGGATCCAGCCGCAGCGGTTTCAGGACCAACGCCGCAATTGTCGGGAGGACCGCCAGGCGGACGGCGGTCAGGATCCAGGC includes:
- a CDS encoding hydroxymethylglutaryl-CoA reductase, degradative: MPEKKFYQSTPAERLAILTQEHGISDTDQRRLRGEAGLTLDTANFMIENVVGTFTLPLGVARGFLVNQKTYDIPMVIEEPSVVAAASNAAKLVAKNNGFTAQAADPIMIGQIQLVGVPELPRAVKAISASRDDLLDQVRALNPVLVSAGGGPVELKTRIFDDSPIGPFLVVYLEMNVADAMGANAINSALEAIAPKLEALSGGEARLRILSNLADRRIASARCVLNPDTLATLGFNGEQVRDRILDAAALAEVDPYRAVTQNKGILNGIDAVVLATGNDWRAVEAGAHGYAARSGVYQTLTRWRKSPSGELVGEIDLPIAVGTVGGATRVHPTAGAALKLINPANSREFAGILAAVGLAQNLAALRALATVGIQKGHMALHARQVAIAAGAVGGQIERVAEKMRAAGSISIESAKEILSTL